The genome window CTGTTCTCCGGACCCTCGACTCTTTATAGCTTGGGTCTGATATTACCTGATGTTCCTGTCTGTCAGAGCAAGGTCGTGTCTCTGGCGGGATTTGACATTGCCATTAAGGTCGCGTGGCGGACCATCCTATCGCAGGATGTGGGTGGCCTCGATCGTTGCCCCCTGCGTTTGGGTAGACGTGCAGGGTATGGGTGAAGAAGTCGCTCGCTGTGAAGGGGTGACGTTGGCGATGTCAGGTCGACGTTAATGCCCGTTCGCTCGACTGGCGCCGTGGCTTGTCGCGTTGTCATTTCTCCCTTAGGGGAGTACCTTTGGTTGTCACACCACGGGGTGGCCGGCGTCATGGTCTGCATCCCCATTGACTTTATGGTGATTCCCCTATCACTTCCCCCCCCCCCAGGCGGAGGTTTGCAAGTCGGAAACTGGACTAAGACGACTCGGGAATGACTCGAAATGACCGGATcatcgagtcgcaggtcggaaacTAAACTGGAACGACTCGGGATGACGGGATcatcgagtcgcaggtcggaacttgaactggaacgactcgggaCGACGGGATCGTCGAGTCGCAGGTCGGCaactgaactggaacgactcgggaCGACGGGATCGttgagtcgcaggtcggaacctgaactggaatGACTCGGGACGACGGGATcgtcgagtcgcaggtcggaacctgaactggaacaactcgaaatgactggatcgtcgggtcgcaggtcggaacctgaactggaacgactcgaaatgactggatcgtcgagtcgcaggtcggaacctgaactggaacgactcgaaatgactggatcgtcgagtcggaacctgaactggaacgactcaaaatgactggatcgtcgagtcgcaggtcggaacctgaactggaacgactcgaaatgactggatcgtcaagtcgcaggtcggaacctgaactggaacgactcgaaatgactggatcgtcgagtcgcaggtcggaacctgaactggaacgactcgaaatgactggatcgttgagtcgcaggtcggaacctgaactggaatgactcgaaatgactggatcgtcgagtcggaacctgaactggaacgactcgaaatgactggatcgtcgagttgcaggtcggaacctgaactggaacgactcgaaatgactggatcgtcgagtcgcaggtcggaacctgaactggaacgactcgaaatgactggatcgtcgagtcgcaggtcggaacctgaactggaacgactcgaaATGACTGGGTCATCGGGCTCCGTCCCATCTGTCTTGAAGCGGAGTATCTCCTCCATCCAGTTCGGCGGGGTTCGGGTCTCGACGACGCCGCAGGATGGTATGGTCGGCGTTGTTATGGGCTCGGTCACGGAGGCTTTTTCTAAACCCCGTGCGGAGGCTGCTTTTGCCAGAGCGTCGGCGGATGCGTTTTGGGCCCGGGGCACTTGTGTGATTGAGAACCGACTGAAGAGGCGGGCGAGCCGCTGTGTTTCCGCCAGGTATGATGCCATTGAGGGGTCCCGGGCCTCGTAGCTCCAATTTACGTGTCCCGTCACCAGCTGAGAGTCGTTGAATACCTCGAGGTTGTCTACCTGCATCTCCAAGGCGAGGCGTAGGCCATGTAGTAGCGCCTCGTACTCggcttcgttgttggtggcttggtATTGCAGTCGGATTGACCTTTCGTAGGTTTCTCCAGTAGGGCTTTTAAGGACGAGGCCAACTCCGGCCGCACCGGTGATGGCGGAGCCGTCAACATGCAGGGTCCACGTACGGTCGGTATCCTTCCGCCCCTCTGCACAATCCTCGGGCGTTAGTTCAGAGATGAAATCGGCCAGTACCTGGGCTTTGATGGCGTTCCGAGGAGAGTATTGGATGTCGAACTCGCTGAGCTCGACCGACCATCGTAACATTCGACCCGACACGTCAAACTTGGATAGGATTTTCTGCAGCGGCTGGTCGGTGATGACTTTGATTGTGTGGGACTGGAAGTATGGGCGCAGCTTTCGCGCTGTCCCCACCAACGCCAGAGCCAGCCTTTCGATAGGGGGGTACTGCGCCTCGGCCCCGGcgaggacgtggctgacgtaatAGATGGGCTGCTGCTTCGGCGGTGCTTCTCGGACCAGCACCGAGCTAACTGCCCGTGCTGACGCCGCCAAGTAAAGGCCCAGGGTTTCCCCTGGCTCGGGGGAAGCGAGTCGGGGCAGGCGGGTAAGGTACGCCTTTAGGTCTTCAAAAGCTTCCTCGCACTCGGGTGTCCAGGTGAAGTTGTTTACTTGTTGCAGGACCTGGAAGAAAGGCAGGCATCTGTCGCCCGACCTGGATATGAATCTACTGAGCGCCGCCAGTTTTCCCGTGAGGCACTGTACTTCTTTGACGGAGCGGGGTGAGTGCATCCGGGTTATGGCCCgtaccttttccgggttggcgtctaTTCCCCTTTGGTGGATGACGAAGCCGAGGAATCTTCCCGAGCTAACCCCGAAGACGCACTTCGCGGGGTTCAAACGCATATGGAATCGCCTGAGGGTCTGAAAAGTTTCCGCCAAGTCGGCCAGGTGCGCCTCCGCGGTTTTgctttttacgatcatgtcgtccacatataTTTCCATGTTCCTGCCGATCTGGCGTCTGAACAGCTTGTCGACCATCCTCTGGTAGGTTGCCCCAGCGTTCTTTAAGCCGAACGACATCACCTTGTAGCAATATATTCCTATGTCGGTGATGAAGGCGGTATTCTCTTGGTCCGCTGGTGCCATGCtgatttggttgtagcccgagtATGCGTCCAAGAAGGTAAGGAGTTCGTAACCCGAGGTGGCGTCGACTAGCTGATCTATTCTCGGGAGCGAGTAGTAGTCTTTGGGACATGCCCGGTTGAgattggtgtagtcaacgcacatccgccagcttccattaggtttcttaacgaggactacatttgaCAGCCACTGGGGGTACTTCACTTCGGAAATGAATCCGGCCTCCATCAATCGGTCGACTTCTTCGCTGATTGCCCTCTACCGGTCGGGGGCGAACCTGCGTGGTCTTTGCTTCACTGGCCTGGCCTCGGGATTGATGTTAAGCTGGTGTTCGGCTACCGTCCGATCGATCCCTGGCATTTCCTTGGGCGACCATGCGAACACATCGGCGCTCGCCTTCAGGAACTTGACGAGCCAGAGCTTGTTTTCTTCGGGCTGGGCTGCACCGATTTTCACAGTCTGACCGGGCCGGTCTCCCTTTATCGGCACCTCGGTAAGCTGCTCGGGTGGTTCAAGGTGTGTTGATGTGGCGGCCTCTTCTCGAGGGTCTGGGATATGGGGGCATGCCCTCTTCGGGAGGGAGACCGCGGTGAGGTAGCACCTTCTCGACTCACCTGGGTCGCTTCGCGATTCTCCGACCCCCGCCGAGGTGGGAAACTTGATGGCTCGGTGGTAGGTTGAGACCACCGCTTTTAGCTTGTTGAGCGTTGGGCGtccgaggatgacgttgtaggccgaAGGGAGGTTGACCACCATGAACGTAGTCATTATTGTCTTGGTCCTTGGCTCCTCCCCAATGGTGACAGGGAGTGTGGTGGTGCCGAGCGGGGAGATTGAGTCTCCGGTGAATCCCGTGAGTGTCGAGCTCATGGGAGTGAGGTCCTCGGTGGGCAAGTCGAGCTTTTTGAAGGCGTCGAGGTATAAGACGTCGGCGGAGCTCCCAGTGTCGACCATCACTCTCTTTACCCAAGCGTTGGCGATCTGGATGGAGATCACCAGGGCGTCGTCATGATGGGACTGTTCCCCCTCCTCAGCCCCAAACGAGATTTCGGGTTCTAGCTCGGGTCGAGGGCGTTTCTCGATCGTGCTCCGGGCATAGGATTTCCTTGCGCTCGAGCTGCTGCCACCTGCCGCCGGTCCCCCGATGATGACATCAACC of Musa acuminata AAA Group cultivar baxijiao chromosome BXJ2-3, Cavendish_Baxijiao_AAA, whole genome shotgun sequence contains these proteins:
- the LOC135607543 gene encoding uncharacterized protein LOC135607543 translates to MQAFLTGLKPSRFFWSLIEKPPATVPEMLHRANQYVVGEALAAGRRTVGKKSRTKQPRAATSSVDPQPRRRLDHPEQRLPRPPPLPLNTPRTEIFLQIREKGLLRPPNPMRTTYKNRSKHCRFHRDYGHDTEDCHDLQNQIEELIRRGYLGRYLKEPREATPRPRMPVERQVDVIIGGPAAGGSSSSARKSYARSTIEKRPRPELEPEISFGAEEGEQSHHDDALVISIQIANAWVKRVMVDTGSSADVLYLDAFKKLDLPTEDLTPMSSTLTGFTGDSISPLGTTTLPVTIGEEPRTKTIMTTFMVVNLPSAYNVILGRPTLNKLKAVVSTYHRAIKFPTSAGVGESRSDPGESRRCYLTAVSLPKRACPHIPDPREEAATSTHLEPPEQLTEVPIKGDRPGQTVKIGAAQPEENKLWLVKFLKASADVFAWSPKEMPGIDRTVAEHQLNINPEARPVKQRPRRFAPDR